Proteins encoded by one window of Collimonas fungivorans:
- a CDS encoding glycosyl hydrolase family 95 catalytic domain-containing protein: MTKDKITNRSSGTDEGFRAQNGSPSNPSRRKILTQITALAASPLLAACGSGNEDNPAASSPAGVASTSKSAVVPGIVRTAPTSSIASQNLFYQAAGNDWQSTWLPVGNGRTGAMLAGGVLLEQLQFNEQSLWTGTNNTDDGSAAANGSYQNFGNLSLSLGGVSPPAITSPNVSASASSSGQGILSTVDGSIRTKWCIAGPPNVVTWQAALSSAAVVSSYTLTSAEDVPARDPLKWSVSGSNDGSSWTVLDTQNFSTSPFPSRNQANSYTFTNSTAFSFYKIDFTMSAAATTDGHFQIAEIGLTGINLQQASSQIYVFSPSGHGMGALTAANSERIDSSVDGKANTKWCVFVNPGDIVQWQIDLGSNQTISSYALTSANDVAARDPKNWTLMGSNDGVTWTQAGSQSNALFSARNQLQTFALSGSPKYRFWRFNFDTTSCPKDAGSGDPKTGHFQVAEIALNGSAFTTSGKTVVCEYERRLNMQNGLQTTSYLVGGNYFIRETFASNIDNVIVMQLRSEASGGLSGVLQLTSGQSADTSTALVSTSEESISFNGSLANNLQYAAKARLIRTNGTATQSGTSIALSKCDSILLLVDARTNYAPVYSAGWRTSATPLSVVNSTLSAAAAKSFSTLYASHAADFQALMTGVDVNWGNSAVNVSSLPTDLRLNAYKSTSGSADPTLEQTRFHLGRYLLASCSRKGGLPANLQGLWNNSNTPPWNSDYHDDINVQMCYWSAESTGLSGCHLPLSDFIVDQAPALRIRTQANFPGSTGWTVRTSQNIFGGSSWEYFTPMNAWNVQHMWEHYAFSQDITYLQNVAYPMIKEVCQFWTSTGQLRTDANGKYLVPAKPVNALVTNYGSPEQGPAEDGVTFGQQLVWDVFQNFQDATTALSNANLAPTSDSSLLSTVKATQGNLAPNLIGAKGQLQEFREDYESNPTLMQSKGLSLTHRHTSQLMAVFPGRQITPTGTPAFAKAAEVALLARCGLPLGTQSGTVTMAGMSVSDSEQSWVWTWRCALFARLGDSENALTMIKGSLEKSSFSNLFTLTNSNNAFQIDGDLGMPGAMAEMLLQSHNGVIALLPACPSEWQTGSFTGLRARGGYKVSCAWENGTVTSYSIVADKAPNKSAVKVSLQGQAATDYTPT; this comes from the coding sequence ATGACGAAAGACAAAATTACCAATCGTTCTTCTGGAACAGATGAAGGCTTCAGAGCTCAGAATGGCTCACCATCGAACCCATCGCGCCGAAAGATATTGACCCAAATAACGGCGTTGGCGGCATCCCCGCTATTGGCCGCCTGTGGCAGCGGCAATGAGGACAATCCCGCTGCATCCAGTCCAGCTGGCGTCGCCAGTACCAGCAAGTCGGCCGTTGTTCCCGGTATTGTGAGAACAGCGCCAACGTCTAGCATTGCAAGCCAAAACCTCTTCTATCAAGCTGCGGGCAATGATTGGCAGAGTACTTGGCTGCCAGTCGGCAATGGCCGGACAGGTGCCATGTTGGCCGGAGGCGTGCTGCTTGAGCAGTTGCAATTCAATGAACAGAGTTTGTGGACAGGTACTAATAATACAGATGATGGCAGTGCTGCTGCTAATGGCAGCTATCAGAATTTTGGCAATTTATCGCTTTCGCTGGGCGGTGTTTCCCCGCCGGCGATCACTTCGCCGAATGTCAGTGCAAGTGCCTCCAGTTCAGGTCAGGGCATCCTGTCTACCGTTGACGGCAGCATCAGGACCAAGTGGTGCATTGCAGGTCCTCCGAACGTGGTCACCTGGCAGGCAGCACTTTCAAGTGCGGCGGTTGTTTCCAGCTACACGCTGACATCTGCGGAGGATGTGCCGGCAAGAGACCCGTTGAAGTGGTCGGTTTCCGGTTCCAATGACGGCAGCAGTTGGACGGTGCTTGACACTCAAAATTTCTCAACGTCCCCATTTCCCAGCCGAAATCAGGCCAACAGCTATACATTTACAAATTCCACCGCTTTCAGTTTTTACAAAATCGACTTTACCATGTCTGCGGCGGCCACCACTGACGGGCATTTTCAGATAGCAGAAATAGGACTGACTGGGATAAATCTTCAACAAGCCTCGTCCCAGATCTATGTCTTTTCCCCATCCGGCCACGGAATGGGAGCGTTGACAGCGGCAAACAGCGAACGCATTGACAGTTCAGTGGACGGCAAGGCGAATACCAAGTGGTGTGTCTTCGTGAATCCGGGAGACATCGTGCAATGGCAGATTGATCTGGGATCGAATCAAACCATTTCCAGTTATGCGCTGACCAGCGCCAATGACGTTGCAGCAAGAGACCCTAAAAACTGGACGCTCATGGGGTCTAATGACGGCGTCACCTGGACTCAGGCTGGCAGCCAATCCAATGCGTTGTTCTCGGCACGTAATCAGCTGCAAACGTTTGCATTAAGCGGTTCGCCCAAATATCGCTTTTGGCGTTTTAATTTTGATACGACTAGCTGTCCCAAAGATGCCGGATCTGGTGATCCCAAAACCGGCCACTTCCAGGTCGCAGAAATTGCACTGAACGGCTCTGCATTTACAACTTCAGGAAAAACCGTAGTTTGTGAATACGAACGCCGCTTGAATATGCAAAACGGCTTGCAGACAACCAGCTACCTTGTTGGCGGCAATTATTTTATTCGCGAGACATTTGCCAGTAATATCGATAATGTGATCGTCATGCAGTTAAGGTCAGAAGCGTCCGGCGGCCTGTCTGGCGTATTGCAGCTCACATCTGGCCAAAGTGCTGACACCTCCACAGCGCTGGTTTCAACCTCGGAAGAGAGTATTTCTTTCAATGGCAGCCTTGCAAATAATTTGCAGTATGCGGCTAAGGCGCGTTTGATTCGGACCAATGGAACGGCGACGCAAAGCGGGACAAGTATCGCACTCAGCAAATGCGACAGCATTCTGCTCTTGGTCGATGCCAGAACAAACTATGCTCCTGTCTATAGCGCCGGCTGGCGCACCAGCGCGACGCCTCTCAGCGTTGTCAACTCAACCTTGAGCGCGGCAGCGGCCAAATCGTTCAGTACCTTATACGCGTCACATGCTGCGGATTTTCAAGCATTGATGACAGGAGTTGACGTCAATTGGGGTAACAGCGCGGTCAATGTGTCGAGTCTGCCGACAGATTTGCGACTGAACGCTTATAAAAGCACTAGTGGCAGCGCGGACCCGACACTGGAGCAAACCCGGTTTCACCTGGGGCGGTATTTGCTTGCGAGTTGTTCAAGAAAAGGTGGGTTGCCAGCTAATCTGCAAGGCCTGTGGAATAACTCCAACACTCCGCCTTGGAACAGCGACTACCACGACGATATCAATGTTCAGATGTGTTACTGGTCGGCTGAGTCTACCGGCCTGTCCGGCTGTCACTTGCCATTGTCTGATTTCATTGTTGACCAGGCCCCTGCGCTCAGAATTAGAACACAGGCGAACTTCCCCGGGAGCACCGGCTGGACAGTACGTACAAGCCAGAACATCTTTGGCGGAAGTAGCTGGGAGTACTTTACTCCTATGAATGCTTGGAATGTGCAGCATATGTGGGAGCACTATGCCTTCAGCCAGGACATCACTTATTTACAGAACGTTGCTTATCCAATGATCAAAGAGGTTTGCCAATTCTGGACAAGCACGGGGCAGCTCAGAACTGATGCGAATGGTAAGTATCTTGTCCCTGCGAAACCTGTAAACGCGCTAGTAACCAACTATGGTTCGCCGGAACAGGGGCCCGCTGAAGACGGTGTGACGTTTGGGCAGCAGCTTGTATGGGACGTGTTTCAAAATTTTCAAGACGCTACGACTGCATTGAGCAACGCCAATTTGGCGCCAACGAGCGACAGCAGTTTGCTCAGCACGGTGAAAGCCACGCAGGGTAATCTTGCACCCAACCTGATTGGCGCCAAAGGACAGTTGCAGGAATTCCGAGAAGACTATGAATCCAATCCTACTTTGATGCAAAGCAAGGGACTCAGCTTGACGCATCGGCACACTTCGCAGCTGATGGCGGTGTTTCCCGGACGCCAGATTACGCCGACCGGCACGCCAGCATTTGCGAAAGCTGCGGAGGTCGCGCTGCTGGCTCGCTGCGGCCTTCCCTTGGGAACCCAGTCTGGAACGGTTACCATGGCAGGCATGTCGGTGAGCGACAGTGAACAGTCCTGGGTTTGGACATGGCGATGTGCCTTGTTTGCACGTTTGGGAGATAGCGAGAATGCGCTGACGATGATCAAAGGCAGCCTGGAAAAAAGCTCTTTTAGCAACCTGTTTACCCTTACGAATAGTAATAACGCCTTTCAAATAGATGGCGATTTGGGCATGCCCGGTGCAATGGCCGAGATGCTGTTGCAAAGTCATAATGGCGTAATCGCGCTGTTGCCCGCATGTCCATCGGAATGGCAGACAGGGTCATTTACTGGCTTGCGAGCAAGGGGTGGCTACAAGGTCAGCTGCGCCTGGGAAAACGGGACGGTGACGTCGTACAGCATCGTGGCCGACAAGGCGCCAAACAAATCTGCCGTGAAAGTAAGTTTGCAAGGGCAAGCTGCAACCGATTACACGCCAACGTGA
- the bamE gene encoding outer membrane protein assembly factor BamE domain-containing protein produces the protein MSNKHKVLAALTFVAMLLGGCATSHNAAENTTDASGDQQVKFPARSTAWLKEGTFPNEENLRKIRTGMSKNQLYALIDKPHFSEGLFGPKQWNYIFNFRTGKGDEFITCQYRVDFDANSLTRAMYWDRPECANILNPVPNAAPPALAAVAPPVEVQKISLATDALFRFAHGERKDILPEGRVKLDQLAQQLKTMTVEKILVIGHTDRLGTDAYNDALSSSRAKTVVSYLADAGIQSALMHAEGRGKRESITTCDQINRVELISCLQPDRRVELEVTGKSKTLLRK, from the coding sequence ATGAGTAACAAACATAAAGTGCTTGCCGCGCTAACATTCGTGGCGATGCTGCTAGGTGGATGCGCTACCAGTCATAACGCCGCTGAAAATACTACCGATGCAAGCGGTGATCAACAAGTGAAGTTTCCTGCTCGATCCACGGCGTGGCTTAAAGAGGGTACTTTTCCAAATGAGGAGAACCTGCGGAAGATAAGAACTGGGATGTCGAAAAATCAGCTTTATGCGCTAATCGACAAGCCACATTTCAGCGAAGGGCTCTTTGGACCGAAACAATGGAATTACATTTTCAATTTCCGTACAGGGAAAGGGGATGAGTTCATCACATGCCAATATCGTGTTGATTTTGATGCGAATAGCTTAACCAGAGCTATGTATTGGGATCGTCCTGAATGTGCAAACATACTGAACCCAGTGCCTAATGCTGCTCCCCCTGCGCTTGCCGCCGTCGCACCGCCAGTGGAAGTGCAAAAAATAAGTTTGGCAACTGACGCATTATTTCGATTCGCTCATGGAGAGAGAAAAGATATTTTGCCCGAAGGACGGGTAAAGCTAGATCAACTCGCTCAACAATTAAAAACGATGACTGTCGAGAAAATACTTGTCATTGGCCATACAGATCGTCTTGGCACAGATGCCTACAATGACGCGTTGTCATCGAGTCGCGCCAAAACTGTGGTGAGTTATCTTGCTGACGCGGGAATTCAGTCCGCATTAATGCACGCTGAAGGGAGGGGCAAGCGAGAGTCGATAACTACATGTGATCAAATAAATCGTGTAGAGCTGATTTCTTGTTTGCAGCCAGATCGTCGCGTGGAGTTGGAAGTTACCGGGAAATCTAAGACGCTATTGCGAAAGTAA
- a CDS encoding YadA-like family protein, giving the protein MSKSYWIVYSQALRNRIVASELTRGKGKSSRSGQTPRKSGLLTATAAAILFAFSGPMFAGTAIQIDQINGSSATGSGGSAPATAGSFSIAIGGGSGANAQNISVAIGDASTATGTNSVGIGRQISVTGNNGTGVGWAAVVSGANATAVGQNSKATNTGDSAFGSAAAATGGSSTALGTGAISSGTNSIAVGSTASAYNTNGIAMGSGAVAGVSGSATIANDVALGAGASATGGNTVAIGGNAVSSGVDSVAFGHSATSSGTTSIAIGFAAVAANTDATAIGNQAKATGAQDTAIGVTSAATGGNSTAVGNHALSSGGNSTAVGATANASGGQASALGLGSTASGTNATALGIGTVASNFGSTAVGNQSQATGLSAVALGSFTNAGAASTVAIGDTSSVASGAGLGSTAIGYKSNVTGGTGAVAIGSQQTASGNGAVAIGDPNSATGTGAVAVGANNTANGNGALAQGSGNAATGQGSVALGNASTVSAAGGIALGDTARASAAKGVALGSGATATNANDVALGTGSTTAAAVATATGTINGTTYNYAGIAPTSTVSVGALGSERTITNVAAARITATSTDAVNGSQLFATDTAVTNLGTTVTNINNGGGIKYFHANSILADSQATGTDSVASGPLAVASGINASAYGNGANAAGVSSVAVGNQATASNIYAIALGYNTNASGRNSIALGSNAVAVGNVSTNGGPANGFAIAIGQSATATGSSSTAIGGNAVSSGTKALALGDTSFSSATRSVAIGSNSRATADFALAIGNLATATNAGDVALGSGSATAAAVATTGVTIGGTVYTFAGTAPTSTISVGAVGSERTITNVAAGRVTATSTDAINGSELFATNQAIVKLNTGGVGPVQYSDAATPTTPNGGIPSQDLTLVGAATGPVILHNVAPGSLGAASTDAINGSQLNKAGTSIANNFGGGSTFDPVTGQVTAPNYTVQGNNYNNVGSALGAVDNNLTTLNNSLNNINGGGGIKYFHVNSTQPDSQAVGNNSLAAGPNAVANNANSVAIGNGATASADNSVALGSGSQATRGAQNYVGPYSNVQNNTAGTVSIGAPGAERQLTSVADGSQATDAVNLRQLDGAVTQAAQYTDNQIKNLANNLGTGSTGMFQVSPDSTTAPKATGSSSAAGGSGAVASGSNSTALGHNASATANNSVALGNGSVADRVNTVSVGSAGNERQIANVAAGTANTDAVNVGQLNSATKGAVKYDANADGSVNDTSVTLNSGGSAVAIHNVANGVSSGDAVNYGQLQGAVSQANAYTDNQIAGVRRDINQIGKNADAGAASAIAVASLTQSIYAGAGMASAAVGTYQGQSSLALGVSKVSDNGRWVVKAAVTTNTQGQFGAGAGAGFHF; this is encoded by the coding sequence ATGAGTAAATCTTATTGGATCGTTTATAGCCAGGCGCTTCGCAATCGGATTGTTGCATCAGAACTCACGCGAGGAAAAGGAAAGTCTAGCCGCTCAGGGCAGACGCCAAGAAAGTCAGGTTTGCTGACCGCGACTGCAGCTGCGATCCTGTTCGCCTTCAGTGGCCCCATGTTTGCCGGCACAGCTATTCAGATTGACCAGATAAATGGCTCTTCCGCAACGGGTAGTGGCGGCAGTGCTCCTGCCACGGCAGGCTCATTTTCGATTGCCATTGGTGGCGGCAGCGGCGCCAATGCACAGAATATCAGCGTCGCTATCGGTGATGCGTCCACTGCGACTGGAACCAACTCGGTGGGCATAGGCAGGCAGATTAGTGTGACTGGCAACAACGGCACTGGAGTCGGCTGGGCAGCGGTAGTGAGTGGCGCGAACGCCACTGCGGTCGGGCAGAACTCCAAAGCCACAAACACCGGCGATTCGGCATTCGGCTCCGCTGCGGCGGCCACAGGGGGTTCTAGCACTGCGCTTGGCACAGGTGCAATCTCTTCCGGCACCAATAGCATTGCAGTTGGTTCAACTGCCAGTGCTTACAACACCAATGGCATCGCCATGGGCAGCGGCGCGGTTGCTGGCGTCAGCGGCTCGGCCACCATTGCCAATGATGTCGCATTGGGTGCTGGCGCGTCGGCGACAGGCGGCAACACGGTGGCCATCGGCGGCAACGCCGTGTCTTCGGGCGTGGATAGTGTAGCCTTCGGCCATAGCGCTACCTCCAGCGGCACGACCAGCATTGCGATCGGTTTTGCGGCGGTTGCTGCCAACACCGATGCCACGGCAATCGGGAACCAGGCAAAAGCAACTGGCGCGCAGGACACAGCGATTGGCGTGACCTCCGCGGCGACGGGCGGCAATAGCACTGCGGTTGGTAATCATGCGCTCTCATCAGGAGGAAATTCCACGGCAGTCGGTGCGACGGCTAATGCTTCCGGTGGTCAGGCGTCCGCTTTGGGCCTGGGTTCTACTGCAAGCGGAACCAACGCTACGGCTTTGGGGATCGGCACGGTAGCGTCGAATTTCGGCAGTACGGCGGTGGGCAATCAATCGCAGGCTACTGGTCTGAGCGCGGTAGCCTTGGGTAGCTTCACTAATGCCGGAGCGGCAAGCACAGTGGCAATTGGCGATACATCGTCAGTAGCGTCAGGTGCCGGCTTGGGTTCTACCGCGATCGGCTACAAGTCGAACGTGACCGGCGGTACCGGCGCGGTAGCAATCGGTAGCCAGCAGACAGCAAGCGGCAATGGTGCGGTAGCGATTGGTGATCCAAATTCAGCCACCGGCACCGGTGCTGTCGCAGTGGGTGCGAACAATACCGCCAATGGCAACGGTGCGTTGGCGCAAGGTAGCGGCAACGCAGCGACAGGCCAAGGCTCGGTGGCGTTGGGTAATGCGTCCACAGTTTCGGCCGCCGGCGGCATTGCATTGGGTGATACCGCCAGGGCATCCGCCGCGAAGGGCGTAGCTCTGGGTTCCGGCGCGACCGCCACCAATGCAAACGATGTTGCGTTGGGCACAGGTTCGACGACGGCAGCGGCGGTAGCGACAGCAACCGGCACCATCAACGGCACTACATACAATTATGCAGGTATTGCGCCCACCAGCACGGTGAGTGTAGGAGCATTGGGTAGCGAACGCACTATTACCAATGTGGCTGCAGCTCGTATTACTGCGACCAGCACCGATGCGGTGAACGGCAGCCAGTTGTTTGCCACCGACACGGCAGTGACCAATCTTGGCACGACAGTCACGAACATTAACAACGGTGGTGGCATTAAGTATTTCCATGCCAATTCGATATTGGCGGATAGCCAGGCGACTGGCACGGATTCGGTGGCTTCAGGGCCTCTGGCCGTGGCCTCCGGTATCAACGCATCGGCCTATGGCAATGGCGCAAACGCGGCAGGGGTGAGCTCGGTGGCGGTTGGCAATCAGGCAACGGCCAGCAATATCTATGCGATAGCGCTAGGGTATAACACCAATGCAAGCGGCAGGAATTCGATTGCCCTGGGTTCTAATGCGGTGGCAGTCGGGAATGTGAGCACCAATGGCGGTCCAGCGAATGGATTTGCAATTGCGATCGGCCAGAGTGCCACCGCGACTGGCAGTTCCTCTACTGCAATTGGGGGAAACGCTGTGTCTTCGGGAACGAAGGCGCTGGCGCTAGGAGACACGTCCTTCTCGTCGGCAACAAGGTCTGTTGCGATAGGATCAAATTCGAGAGCAACCGCAGACTTTGCATTAGCCATTGGGAACCTAGCGACGGCTACAAACGCTGGCGACGTGGCTCTAGGTTCGGGATCAGCGACGGCGGCGGCGGTCGCCACCACTGGAGTGACGATCGGCGGTACGGTCTACACCTTCGCAGGCACGGCGCCGACCAGCACAATCAGCGTTGGCGCCGTTGGCAGCGAGCGCACCATCACCAATGTAGCGGCAGGTCGGGTGACGGCGACATCGACGGATGCAATCAACGGCAGTGAGTTGTTTGCGACGAATCAGGCGATCGTAAAATTGAACACAGGCGGAGTAGGCCCAGTGCAATATTCGGATGCCGCAACGCCGACCACGCCAAATGGTGGCATACCATCCCAGGATCTGACCCTGGTCGGCGCGGCTACCGGTCCGGTGATTTTGCATAATGTTGCACCAGGCAGCTTGGGTGCGGCATCAACGGATGCGATCAATGGTTCTCAGTTGAACAAGGCTGGGACGTCGATAGCAAACAACTTCGGTGGTGGTTCGACGTTTGATCCGGTGACCGGTCAGGTCACGGCGCCGAACTATACGGTCCAGGGGAATAATTACAATAATGTGGGTAGTGCATTGGGCGCCGTGGACAACAACTTAACCACTTTGAACAATAGCCTCAACAACATTAATGGCGGTGGTGGCATCAAGTATTTCCATGTGAATTCCACGCAGCCGGACTCACAAGCAGTCGGAAATAATAGCCTTGCGGCAGGACCTAATGCGGTTGCAAACAATGCCAACAGTGTTGCAATCGGCAATGGCGCAACGGCGTCCGCCGACAACAGTGTTGCCTTGGGTAGCGGCTCTCAAGCGACACGCGGTGCCCAAAACTATGTCGGCCCGTATTCCAACGTGCAAAACAACACTGCTGGTACGGTTTCTATCGGCGCCCCAGGTGCTGAACGTCAGCTGACAAGTGTCGCCGATGGGTCGCAAGCTACCGATGCAGTCAATCTCAGGCAATTGGATGGCGCTGTGACCCAGGCTGCCCAATACACCGATAACCAGATCAAGAATCTTGCAAATAATCTTGGGACCGGATCGACTGGGATGTTTCAGGTAAGTCCTGACTCAACCACGGCCCCCAAGGCTACAGGCAGCAGTTCTGCGGCCGGTGGATCGGGGGCCGTTGCATCCGGCTCGAACTCCACTGCGCTTGGCCACAATGCCAGTGCAACCGCCAATAACTCGGTTGCTTTGGGCAACGGTTCAGTTGCCGATCGCGTCAATACGGTTTCTGTGGGATCTGCCGGGAACGAGCGTCAAATTGCCAATGTGGCGGCGGGTACGGCTAATACAGATGCCGTCAACGTGGGACAGCTAAATAGCGCAACCAAGGGCGCAGTCAAATATGACGCTAACGCGGATGGCTCGGTGAACGACACCAGTGTGACACTTAATAGTGGCGGTAGTGCTGTTGCAATTCATAACGTCGCCAATGGCGTGTCGTCGGGTGATGCCGTCAACTATGGTCAGCTTCAAGGCGCTGTCAGTCAAGCAAATGCTTATACGGACAACCAGATTGCTGGCGTCCGTCGCGATATCAATCAGATTGGCAAGAATGCTGATGCCGGCGCGGCTTCTGCGATTGCTGTCGCGTCGCTGACGCAGTCGATCTACGCTGGTGCCGGCATGGCATCTGCTGCAGTCGGTACATATCAAGGACAAAGTTCGCTCGCATTAGGGGTTTCCAAAGTATCGGATAACGGCCGTTGGGTGGTCAAAGCTGCAGTAACGACGAACACGCAAGGTCAGTTTGGTGCCGGCGCCGGCGCTGGCTTCCACTTCTGA
- a CDS encoding DUF4019 domain-containing protein, producing the protein MDKLGFANGLTVWNDLRFTMPRKLSPLATLAILIFSIILVPVTASAQPASADAAIETARQWLTLADSQQVDQMWEQSDALMKLKSEQGAWIKYVNDMRIRLGTSPSSRIWQSMEHQINNPSLPQGEFVGITFVSVYAKASSWERVSLIWKDEHWAPVGYQAGAISAAAQ; encoded by the coding sequence ATGGATAAATTGGGTTTTGCAAACGGACTCACGGTTTGGAACGATTTACGTTTCACAATGCCACGCAAACTATCTCCGTTGGCCACGCTGGCCATCCTGATTTTTTCCATCATTCTTGTTCCCGTTACCGCTTCGGCGCAACCCGCGTCTGCTGATGCCGCTATTGAAACGGCTCGGCAATGGCTGACTTTAGCCGACAGCCAGCAAGTCGATCAGATGTGGGAACAAAGCGATGCGTTGATGAAGTTGAAATCAGAGCAAGGCGCCTGGATCAAATACGTCAACGATATGCGCATCCGGCTGGGAACATCACCCAGCAGCCGTATCTGGCAATCGATGGAACACCAAATTAATAATCCGAGTTTGCCTCAGGGTGAATTTGTCGGGATCACCTTCGTTTCGGTCTATGCCAAGGCTTCTTCGTGGGAACGCGTCTCTCTGATCTGGAAAGACGAACACTGGGCCCCAGTGGGCTATCAGGCAGGTGCTATATCTGCGGCGGCTCAATAA